A region of the Gopherus flavomarginatus isolate rGopFla2 chromosome 3, rGopFla2.mat.asm, whole genome shotgun sequence genome:
TACTTCCAACGCTGAGTGTCATCAAGTGGAGCAGGGTCACTCTGGGAAAACCCATTCTCAGTTATGTAAATTATAGGATTATTATATGTATCCTAGAACAAGAAAGCAGAAGTTTTATTCAGAACAGATGTAAGATAACCCATAAAATCAAGTGTATTAGCCTCTATCTTCTCTAAGCTACAACCCAAAACTAGTTTTCATCAAATTGCATTGACCCTATTAACTTAATTTTCCATGTGCTGACCTTTCATGACTAACAGTGGAAAAGCAAAACTGTGCAAATATCCACAAAGACAGTGAAATGACTTATTTTAATAAGAATACAAAAATATCTTTCCTGCATTAGCATCTGCATATTGTCACTTCTCCTTAACCCTTTGATACTAGCAGTCACAGCATGTCCCACTGTAAGCAATGGGTTGCAAGCCAGGAAAACCTGACTGCTGGCATCCAAAAGATTATTTCTGAAGTTCAGCAGATAATAGAACACTCACGTATCATTTCAAATTGTAACTTATGTCAATATGAGTTATCAAGTATAATAGcaacaaaaaaatccccaaagtCTTCAACTCTCTCAGTAGTTATGAtgcaaaaatgaaacaaagaatCCCAAGTTAACTTGTTTACACTCACGCACAGTGCCTTTTGCTACAGCATGTGGGTGCCTCCCAATAACTGAGTCACCCATATTGCACTGCATAAATCCTTTTCCTTGGTGGTGGTTAGCTAACTAAAAATCTGGATGATCCAGTGAGTCTCACATCATACCTTGATATACTTCAGCAGTCTACGTAAACCCCAGGGAACTACAGCCAGCCATGAGCTGCCAGAAGCAAAAGGCCAGGAATGGTCCAATATTTGTTCAGCTTCTTTGTCCCCAGAAACACTTGGTTCACTGCATGTATTTTCTTGATGCTTTACTTTGCGAGTAGTATAATAATTTAGGGCAAAAAAGTCAGCAGTTCCCTTGATCATCTTCTTTTCTTCCTCAGTAAATTCTGGAAGCCTTGATGATAGGTAGCCTTGCTTTGTACTCATTACAGAGATCTGGGATTTCATGATGGCTGGATAGTCACCACTAGTAAATATGGGTTCAGCAAACCAGTCTAAGCAAAAAGCCATATATCTTTTAGTAGCTTCTTGGTCTGCCAGACAAGTTGAATCTAGGGGTTCTGCCCAATCTGAGTTCAGAGCTATTGACACAAGCCCCTGTTGCTTTTTTCTAAATAACAAATCGTAACTGTGCCAGGCTTTAGCATGAGCCTTTATCATGTTATGAGCTGTCGGATAAGCTCCAATTCCAGGGTCCATTATTCCTGGAGCCACAATGCCTTTTTCATAGCCATCTTTAGCAACAACATAAGGCTCATTAATAGTGACCCACAGTTTCACTCGGTCTCCAAATGTTCTGAAGCAAAACTGTGCATAGTTGTCAAAGACCTCAGTGATTGCATCAGAGCTCCAGCCACCTTGATCTTCTAAATGTTGAGGTAAATCAAAGTGATATAATGTCACCATGGGTACAATGCCATTTGCCAACAGGTCATCAATAATCTTGTCATAGTAATCAACTCCTGAAATAGTTAAAAGAAAACAGGTTGGGTTCATATTTTATTACCTTAAAAATGCAGAAACCTCACTTACAAATAATAAGTAATGTTATTATCATAGCATTATTTTTCTCTGTCTCTGTATTATGTATCATCTCCATGGAGTACGCTAAATCTATTTTAAAACCATAGGGACAGATTTTCCGAAGTTGTCTGCACCCAACAGCTgctatttaggcaccaaaaggGACCACATTTTCAGAAGTAATCAGTACATAGGAGCTTCCACTGAgaacagtgggagctgctgaatCCTTACATTTGCAAATTTGGTCTCTTCATTTAGTGGCTGAATGGGAGCTAAGCTctcaaaaatctggccctaaatgtgggagctgagctcttttgaaaaatgtacCCCCAATGTATAGTTTGATCAATACTAAAGCTAAGTCTAATGGAGGGATTTTTCTCCTGGAGAACTACACAGCCACTAAAAAGCAAATAGTGCAATATTCACCAAGATCAAGGCATGATGTAACCAGTTTGCATTTTACGATTTGCACCTGGTCAGTAGAGTGAGCAATTTCCTTTTGGATGAGGACCTTGCTACTGTTATCTTTGACTTTCTCAACTCCAGATTAGTCAATTGCAATGAATTCTACAATTTACAAGTATCTGGAGACTGAAGCAGAGGCAACATGCAGCAGTTCCCTCTAGCTTGGGCATCTTGTCAGGTCTATCTTACATTTAGTGTTCTTCATTGGGTGCTACTGGTCTCTAGATGGTCTTGGTCTTGAGCTACCACACTTAAGTGGCTTGTGATTAGCCCACCTGAGAGACTAACTCCCTCCTTGTGACACTGCCACAGCTGCAGGCAGCAGAGGCACTCAGGCTAGATCCCTCTGGTTATAAAAGAGAGGAGACAGACAGTTGGTCATTCACTGTGAGGATCCTGGCACTCTGAACCTTTCCCCCACCACTTTGGTCTGAAATAGCCTGAACTCGATCAGAAAGCAACAAAAGCCATTTATTTGACAGGCTTTTGGGGGCAAAGCTTGAGAGGATATTTCTGGAGGGCGAATGGGGATTTTCAGTTACTGGGCTTTATCAGCTGGCTAAGTTAACGTGTCTCCTGTATTTTGGGCATTTTTTTAGCtttgtttaaatataaataaataaaactaaatagATTTTTTCAAGCCTCCTTAGAATGCTGGGTCTTGAATCATATGCAAAATATGGTGTTACGTTTTCAGACGTGGGCTTGCTCCTTCACAAGAACCATCTGACTTAGACTTTCCCAATTGCATTCCTACTAATAATATGAATGttgaattatttatattacagttaaACTCAAAGGGTCCAGTCAGGACAGAGGGTGCCTTATGCAGGTGCCATACAGACAAAAGGCAGAACTTGCCTCAGAGACTTggattcacttttaaaaattgcctaagtgacttaggaactgattttccattttcaaaagtgatttaggcacttacaaGTCATTAAGACATAAGCtcctaaatctcttttgaaaatgagacttaggcccTGGGACAAGACTTAACACTTTGAAGACTTGAACACAGTGGAGGAAAGGAGCAAACAATAAGGTTGCATATATTAGCTAAGTATATGATTTGGAGAGTtcatagtgttttgttttgtttttaatatgataACAAGAGATGTTAATGAATCACTAACCTGTATTAGTGAGTGAATGTGTTGGTACTATGCTAACTACTTCTTTGCACTGGTTTTCAGATTCAGTGTGtgctaacatttaaaaaaatgcagacacGATGCCCTGGTCTACATTGTCAGTGTTAGCCCTTAAAATTATCCTGCTTTCACAGTTGTACCATGTGGTTGGTCTTGTCTCAAGGATTCTACTCATACTATTTTTTAATCCAACATCTGATGAAGCAAAAAACTGAGAACCCCAGACTTAGTGCACATCTTCTTGCAAGCAGACCAGTACCTACACATCCACTAGCACAGCAAGATTTGATGGGCTTGTTTACAATAAGCTTGGCAGGCAATTTGTGTTTCCTCTCTAGCTGCAACCCCATAAGAATTTGGGAAGATGCATGTCTGGGGGCAGAATTCATCAACATGTTCCTTtaattctcaaaaaaaaaatttcaaagttcaAATTTACAATcagttagggccagattgtgaatcCTTTACTCCCATTGGTGAACAGTGACTCACATGGCTTCAGCAGGGCTATTCATGTGGGTCTCTCTGGTGGGAGTAAGTGTTTTCTCCATCTAGCCCTTAGTTGGCAAAACAGAAGTCCTTTCCTGGTACAGCATCCTCTTTTTTAATATGACAGCAAAAATCCCTAGAAATTTATAAGCGATAGCCTGTGTAATTTTACAGATTACTCAGTAGAATTTGGGTAATTTAAAAGCAATCAAATATCCATTTTCCAGATTTCAATTAATTATTGAAAAAGGCTTATAATCTTGTGTGATCCAGAAAGAGAAATGCAGCCATATCACTGGAAATCATCAGCGTCATAAAAATATCGCTAAAAATAATGCTAAAACTGGGATGACGCCATTTTTACATTTGTACCTATGGATGTTAGAAGAGCAAAGAAGGGCAGCATATAGAGTTCTGGCAATTTGTGTGTATGTGCTCTGAGGGGAGACCACATCTTTGGGGCATCCTAGTAAGGACCAACTGGCAACAGAAGGTGGGGAGGAAAATGCACTTCATATCaccagctggatgggaaaggaataGGTTAAGGCCTGGAGGAGAGTCAGAGTGCGTCACTGGAGCTGGTATGGATTCCCATGTGATTCTGAGGTTGGGGGCGGTACCCATTCTGCTACGGATACAGGCCccatttctctcttcttttctgcCTCCCTCTTGCCTGGTCCTTCCCTAATGTTGAAGTCAGGCACAGAAGAGAATTATGTTCTGGGTCCAATAAACCACACACGCtgtctgccagttctggctccctCTTCACTGCAATCTGCCTTTCTGCAGCTAATACACAACACTCCTTGGAGGACACAGGGCATAGAgaattgtaaaacaaaacaaaaaccagccactacctaaaaaacaaaataaactcacAGTAGGTTTAAAGCTGACATTTGATAGGAGTAAAACCCCTGCAACTTTGTTCCTTTAGAAGAAAACCCCCTTACAATTGGAAAACAAATGTTAAAGGTTTTTCCAAATGTCCCATGTTTTAGGTGTGAAATTAGTAGTGAATCAGTTTGTGTGAATGGTTTTTATTTGAAAGGACATTGCTTTAAGGTTTCTATTCTTCACATGCTCTTTGTAGAAATGTTTATACAGAAGA
Encoded here:
- the LOC127048209 gene encoding cytosolic beta-glucosidase-like isoform X3 translates to MKKVICLRQVEEQSVQEAQCQPHRRSRSTNHMASAAAASFAPAPCDWHPEDISFPSGFAWGAATAAYQVEGGWNADGKGPNVWDTFTHQGGDRVFKNQTGDVACGSYTLWEEDLKCIKQLGLTHYRFSLSWSRLLPDGTTGFINQKGVDYYDKIIDDLLANGIVPMVTLYHFDLPQHLEDQGGWSSDAITEVFDNYAQFCFRTFGDRVKLWVTINEPYVVAKDGYEKGIVAPGIMDPGIGAYPTAHNMIKAHAKAWHSYDLLFRKKQQGLVSIALNSDWAEPLDSTCLADQEATKRYMAFCLDWFAEPIFTSGDYPAIMKSQISVMSTKQGYLSSRLPEFTEEEKKMIKGTADFFALNYYTTRKVKHQENTCSEPSVSGDKEAEQILDHSWPFASGSSWLAVVPWGLRRLLKYIKDTYNNPIIYITENGFSQSDPAPLDDTQRWKYFRLTLQEILKGSR
- the LOC127048209 gene encoding cytosolic beta-glucosidase-like isoform X2 translates to MKKVICLRQVEEQSVQEAQCQPHRRSRSTNHMASAAAASFAPAPCDWHPEDISFPSGFAWGAATAAYQVEGGWNADGKGPNVWDTFTHQGGDRVFKNQTGDVACGSYTLWEEDLKCIKQLGLTHYRFSLSWSRLLPDGTTGFINQKGVDYYDKIIDDLLANGIVPMVTLYHFDLPQHLEDQGGWSSDAITEVFDNYAQFCFRTFGDRVKLWVTINEPYVVAKDGYEKGIVAPGIMDPGIGAYPTAHNMIKAHAKAWHSYDLLFRKKQQGLVSIALNSDWAEPLDSTCLADQEATKRYMAFCLDWFAEPIFTSGDYPAIMKSQISVMSTKQGYLSSRLPEFTEEEKKMIKGTADFFALNYYTTRKVKHQENTCSEPSVSGDKEAEQILDHSWPFASGSSWLAVVPWGLRRLLKYIKDTYNNPIIYITENGFSQSDPAPLDDTQRWKYFRLTLQEILKGLTKGTKHLTRGPIRKQDFSNVKGGKFWVGVLCLGSVALSAMRVISLSPGFLIFCFQVVSTRIVRQ
- the LOC127048209 gene encoding cytosolic beta-glucosidase-like isoform X1, with the translated sequence MKKVICLRQVEEQSVQEAQCQPHRRSRSTNHMASAAAASFAPAPCDWHPEDISFPSGFAWGAATAAYQVEGGWNADGKGPNVWDTFTHQGGDRVFKNQTGDVACGSYTLWEEDLKCIKQLGLTHYRFSLSWSRLLPDGTTGFINQKGVDYYDKIIDDLLANGIVPMVTLYHFDLPQHLEDQGGWSSDAITEVFDNYAQFCFRTFGDRVKLWVTINEPYVVAKDGYEKGIVAPGIMDPGIGAYPTAHNMIKAHAKAWHSYDLLFRKKQQGLVSIALNSDWAEPLDSTCLADQEATKRYMAFCLDWFAEPIFTSGDYPAIMKSQISVMSTKQGYLSSRLPEFTEEEKKMIKGTADFFALNYYTTRKVKHQENTCSEPSVSGDKEAEQILDHSWPFASGSSWLAVVPWGLRRLLKYIKDTYNNPIIYITENGFSQSDPAPLDDTQRWKYFRLTLQEILKAISLDDVHLKGYFVWSLLDNFEWTCGYSCRFGLFHVDFENPALPRVPYRSAIEYAKVISNNGLTKSTEEL